From one Desulfonatronum sp. SC1 genomic stretch:
- the gmk gene encoding guanylate kinase, whose amino-acid sequence MDGEPERSRQGILLVISAPSGTGKSTLINRLRVEFPRLAFSVSYTTRAPRAGELNGREYHFVDSETFNGLRDSGKLAEWAEVHGNFYGTSRPAVQAMLDQGRDVLFDIDVQGSRQLRQAFAQGAFIFLFPPSMRVLEQRLRGRGTETEESLAKRMANARRELEQADFFDYWIVNDDLDRAYQNLRGVYQAEGLRKSCNPGLVEQILAG is encoded by the coding sequence ATGGACGGGGAACCAGAACGGTCCCGCCAGGGCATCCTTTTGGTAATCAGCGCCCCCTCGGGTACGGGTAAAAGCACGCTGATCAACCGGTTACGCGTCGAATTTCCCCGCCTGGCCTTTTCGGTGTCCTACACGACCCGCGCCCCCAGGGCCGGAGAACTAAACGGCCGGGAATATCATTTCGTCGATTCGGAGACATTCAACGGCCTCCGTGACTCGGGCAAGCTAGCCGAATGGGCGGAGGTCCACGGCAATTTCTACGGGACCTCCAGGCCGGCGGTCCAGGCGATGCTGGACCAGGGCCGGGACGTGCTCTTCGACATCGACGTCCAAGGTTCCCGACAATTGCGCCAGGCATTCGCCCAAGGCGCGTTCATCTTTCTCTTCCCCCCCTCCATGCGGGTTCTGGAACAACGGTTGCGAGGCAGAGGCACCGAAACCGAGGAATCCCTGGCCAAACGAATGGCCAACGCCCGCCGGGAGCTGGAACAGGCGGATTTTTTCGACTACTGGATCGTGAACGACGACCTTGACCGAGCCTACCAGAATCTGCGCGGCGTATATCAGGCCGAAGGTCTGCGCAAATCGTGCAACCCGGGACTCGTGGAGCAGATCTTGGCCGGGTGA
- the guaB gene encoding IMP dehydrogenase, which yields MDHESEIPFGLTFDDVLLVPSYSEVLPDKADVRTRITPEIELNIPLVSAAMDTVTDARMAISMARSGGMGIIHKNMPIERQKIEVEKVKKSESGMIIDPVTIHPEDSVAKVLEMMSDYRISGLPVVENDHLVGIVTNRDVRFVTDMETKAREIMTSEDLVTVPVGTTLDQAKNLLHENRIEKLLVVDHNQKLRGLITIKDIEKVKKYPNSCKDSVGRLRVGCAVGVGADGEARVAALLQSGADLFVVDSAHGHTKNILEAVRRIKGSFPHCQLVAGNVATYEGARDLIRAGADAVKVGIGPGSICTTRIVAGVGVPQVTAIMEAVRACREADKCLVADGGIKFSGDIVKAIAAGGDCVMIGSLFAGTEESPGETILYQGRSYKIYRGMGSIDAMRDGSCDRYFQEKSSKLVPEGIVGRVPYKGPVTESIYQLVGGLRSGMGYLGSPDLKALQTQAKFVRISPAGLRESHVHDVIITKEAPNYRVENFS from the coding sequence ATGGACCATGAATCAGAAATCCCTTTCGGCCTGACGTTTGACGACGTGTTGCTGGTTCCGAGCTATTCGGAAGTTTTGCCGGACAAGGCGGATGTGCGGACCCGGATCACGCCGGAGATTGAGTTGAATATTCCGTTGGTCAGCGCGGCCATGGACACGGTTACGGACGCGCGGATGGCCATCTCCATGGCCCGGTCCGGGGGCATGGGCATCATTCACAAGAACATGCCTATCGAGCGACAAAAGATCGAGGTGGAGAAGGTCAAGAAGTCCGAAAGCGGGATGATCATCGACCCGGTGACCATCCATCCGGAGGACAGCGTGGCCAAGGTTCTGGAAATGATGTCCGACTACCGGATCTCCGGCCTGCCGGTGGTGGAAAACGATCACCTAGTGGGTATCGTCACCAACCGGGACGTGCGGTTTGTCACGGACATGGAGACCAAGGCTCGGGAAATCATGACCAGCGAGGATCTGGTCACCGTGCCCGTGGGAACGACCCTGGACCAGGCCAAGAACCTGCTGCACGAAAACCGGATCGAGAAACTGCTGGTGGTGGACCACAACCAGAAGCTGCGCGGTCTCATCACCATCAAGGACATTGAGAAGGTCAAGAAATACCCCAATTCCTGCAAGGACTCCGTGGGACGGCTGCGAGTTGGCTGCGCCGTGGGCGTGGGCGCGGACGGCGAGGCCCGTGTGGCTGCCCTGCTCCAATCCGGGGCGGATCTGTTCGTCGTGGATTCGGCTCACGGGCACACGAAGAACATCCTTGAGGCCGTCCGGAGAATCAAGGGCAGCTTTCCCCATTGCCAGCTCGTGGCCGGCAACGTGGCCACCTACGAGGGCGCCCGGGATCTGATCCGGGCCGGGGCCGACGCGGTCAAAGTGGGCATTGGTCCGGGCTCCATCTGCACCACCCGGATCGTGGCCGGAGTGGGCGTGCCCCAGGTTACGGCGATCATGGAGGCGGTCCGGGCATGCCGTGAGGCTGACAAATGCCTGGTGGCGGACGGCGGGATCAAATTCTCCGGCGACATCGTCAAGGCCATTGCCGCCGGCGGGGACTGCGTGATGATCGGCAGCCTGTTTGCAGGGACAGAGGAAAGTCCGGGAGAGACCATCCTATACCAGGGCCGTTCCTACAAAATCTACCGAGGCATGGGCTCCATTGATGCCATGCGCGATGGCAGTTGCGACCGGTATTTCCAGGAAAAGTCCTCCAAGCTGGTTCCCGAAGGAATTGTCGGCAGAGTGCCGTACAAGGGCCCGGTCACGGAAAGCATCTACCAACTCGTGGGCGGCCTGCGCTCCGGCATGGGCTATCTGGGCAGCCCGGATCTGAAGGCCCTCCAAACCCAGGCCAAGTTCGTGCGCATCTCCCCGGCCGGGCTGCGGGAAAGCCATGTGCACGACGTGATCATCACCAAGGAAGCACCCAACTATCGCGTGGAGAATTTCTCATAA
- a CDS encoding HDOD domain-containing protein produces MAFHARGQDFLNELPEIHQDLPVSPQLFQTLFSLTSDQSSSSLVDIAKVIEKDQGLTVRVLTMANSAYYGLQSQVGSVHRAVMILGLQEVRKLLLLLNIRSLEQRLDADIFDVSSHWRHQVDVAHAVKIMAGHAPGTDPEELFTIGLLHDLGKMITALYRPDDWKAILALCAAKNVPLFVAEDAYWGLDHALIGAMTLKSWFLPASLTEPINWHHAPGLAKDFEVQARMIRLADVLVRHQLDQHSRDWPEKNLPAKDIRDLRLPEDLEQNLIPEMRASGRTDQFLRSLGIAA; encoded by the coding sequence GTGGCTTTTCACGCCAGAGGGCAAGATTTTTTGAACGAACTACCGGAAATTCATCAAGATCTTCCGGTTTCCCCGCAACTTTTTCAGACGCTGTTTTCGCTGACCAGCGACCAATCCAGTTCGTCGCTGGTGGACATCGCCAAGGTCATCGAGAAAGATCAGGGATTGACCGTCCGTGTTCTGACCATGGCCAATTCGGCCTATTATGGATTGCAGTCCCAAGTCGGTTCCGTGCATCGGGCCGTGATGATCCTGGGGCTCCAGGAAGTCCGTAAACTGCTTCTGCTCTTGAACATCCGCTCCCTGGAGCAGCGCCTGGATGCGGATATCTTTGACGTTTCGAGCCACTGGCGACACCAGGTGGATGTGGCCCATGCCGTCAAAATCATGGCCGGCCACGCTCCGGGGACGGACCCCGAAGAACTGTTCACCATCGGCCTGCTCCATGACCTGGGCAAGATGATCACCGCCCTCTACCGCCCCGACGATTGGAAAGCCATCCTTGCTTTGTGCGCGGCCAAAAATGTTCCGCTCTTTGTCGCCGAAGACGCCTATTGGGGGCTGGATCACGCCCTGATAGGGGCGATGACCCTGAAATCCTGGTTTCTCCCGGCTTCCCTGACCGAACCCATCAATTGGCATCACGCCCCTGGGCTGGCCAAGGATTTCGAGGTACAAGCCAGGATGATCCGGCTGGCGGACGTTCTGGTTCGCCATCAGCTTGACCAGCATTCCCGCGATTGGCCCGAGAAAAACCTCCCCGCCAAGGACATCCGCGACCTTCGGCTTCCAGAAGACCTCGAACAGAATTTAATTCCCGAAATGCGGGCCTCGGGCCGGACCGACCAGTTTCTACGAAGCCTGGGAATCGCGGCATAA
- a CDS encoding lipopolysaccharide assembly protein LapB: MAERSVTTPQKEHAQKTKERIKGVFSSQVLTKIGTGSTLRKSIQKSYFFVKELDDGSIEVQPLNVNYVPSGPKQVILIDEFLEKFSPEPEFYTITVMPKMRELEKTIARGDRHRKRGETFSAEMEYGNAVRVDEENVRANFGLGLTYLERGATDKAQDIFERLVKMESAYEAEHKHLFNEFGINLRKNKMIDQALDYYARALELSENDENLCYNIARVHLERKDIPKTVEMLTKALDINPEMPESIKFMDFLKSKGLVKT; the protein is encoded by the coding sequence ATGGCCGAACGTTCCGTGACAACTCCACAGAAGGAACACGCCCAGAAAACCAAGGAACGGATCAAAGGCGTTTTTTCGTCCCAGGTGCTGACCAAAATCGGCACCGGCTCGACGCTGCGCAAAAGCATCCAGAAAAGTTATTTTTTCGTCAAGGAGTTGGATGACGGGAGCATTGAAGTCCAACCGCTGAACGTGAACTACGTGCCTTCCGGTCCGAAACAGGTTATTCTAATAGATGAGTTTCTGGAAAAATTTTCGCCGGAGCCGGAATTTTACACCATTACGGTCATGCCCAAAATGCGGGAGTTGGAGAAGACCATTGCCCGAGGCGACCGCCACCGCAAGCGCGGCGAGACGTTCAGCGCGGAAATGGAATACGGCAATGCCGTCAGGGTCGACGAGGAAAACGTTCGCGCCAATTTCGGACTGGGATTGACCTACCTTGAGCGTGGGGCCACGGACAAGGCCCAGGATATTTTCGAAAGGCTGGTCAAGATGGAGTCGGCTTACGAGGCGGAGCACAAACACCTGTTCAACGAGTTCGGCATCAACCTACGGAAAAACAAGATGATCGACCAAGCTTTGGATTACTATGCCCGGGCTCTGGAGCTTTCGGAGAACGATGAGAACCTTTGCTACAATATCGCTCGGGTCCATCTTGAACGCAAGGACATTCCAAAAACCGTCGAAATGCTGACCAAAGCCCTGGATATCAACCCGGAAATGCCGGAATCCATCAAATTTATGGATTTTCTCAAAAGCAAAGGCTTGGTCAAAACGTAA
- the tatC gene encoding twin-arginine translocase subunit TatC: MNETTQNTDQQKEDAGELKEMTLMDHLGELRSRLTRSAVAVVVGFLICYAFSKQLFGIMMLPLMEVMPPESTLIFTGLPEAFFTYVKTAFVAGLFLVSPYIFYQIWQFIAPGLYENERKYMIPIAAISALFFISGALFGYYVVFPFGFEFFMGYADEMIRPMPSLKEYFSFSLKLLLAFGVIFELPLFIFFLARLGLVTPAWLRKQRKYAILLSFVVAAILTPPDGITQILMSGPLIILYEVSIYVAHFFGKKKKPKPTDDEGEEANP, from the coding sequence ATGAACGAGACGACCCAGAATACGGATCAGCAAAAGGAAGACGCCGGAGAGCTGAAGGAAATGACCCTCATGGACCACCTGGGGGAATTGCGGTCCCGATTGACCCGGTCCGCGGTGGCCGTCGTAGTGGGTTTTCTGATCTGTTACGCATTTTCCAAACAGCTCTTCGGGATCATGATGCTGCCGCTGATGGAGGTCATGCCACCGGAAAGCACCCTGATTTTCACGGGTCTGCCCGAAGCTTTTTTCACCTACGTCAAGACCGCCTTCGTGGCCGGCCTGTTTTTGGTCAGTCCCTATATTTTCTATCAGATCTGGCAATTCATCGCCCCAGGACTGTACGAGAACGAGCGCAAGTACATGATCCCCATCGCCGCGATTTCCGCCTTGTTTTTCATCAGCGGCGCGTTGTTCGGGTATTACGTCGTTTTTCCCTTCGGCTTCGAATTCTTCATGGGTTATGCGGACGAAATGATCCGACCCATGCCCAGCCTTAAGGAATATTTCAGTTTTTCTCTGAAACTGCTTTTGGCCTTTGGGGTGATTTTCGAGCTGCCCCTGTTCATCTTCTTTCTGGCCCGGCTAGGCCTGGTCACTCCCGCGTGGCTGCGCAAGCAACGCAAATACGCAATCCTGCTCTCCTTCGTGGTGGCCGCGATCCTCACTCCTCCGGACGGAATCACCCAGATCCTGATGTCCGGCCCGTTGATCATTCTCTATGAGGTCAGCATCTACGTGGCGCATTTTTTCGGCAAGAAAAAGAAGCCCAAGCCCACGGACGACGAAGGGGAGGAGGCGAATCCATGA
- the guaA gene encoding glutamine-hydrolyzing GMP synthase — protein sequence MQTDNVIILDFGSQYTQLIARRVREAGVYSEIHPCTITTEELRALNPKALILSGGPASVINNEAPSLDPRILDWGLPILGICYGMQLLAHIGGGEVVPSQDREYGRAELFISGECPLWQGLAITEGLKVWMSHGDKVLTPPPGFIPLARTSRVDVAAMADASRKIYALQFHPEVVHTEDGDTILRNFLFRVAGLNPNWNMASFLEENLARLRDQIGEQEQVICALSGGVDSTVVAVMLHKAIGRRLHCVLVDNGLLRLGEGEEIVAYLRQHFDLNLQYAQSQDLFLSRLKGVEDPEQKRKIIGHTFIEVFEQEAKSLTGIKYLAQGTLYPDVIESISFKGPSAVIKSHHNVGGLPETMDLDLIEPLRELFKDEVRKVAVELGLPDFIVWRHPFPGPGLAIRILGEVTPERLDILRQADKIVHSELMAAGWYYKVWQGFAVLLPLKTVGVMGDERTYEHVIALRIVDSIDAMTADWSRVPSEILAQISNRIINEVKGVNRVVLDISSKPPSTIEWE from the coding sequence ATGCAAACAGACAACGTCATCATTCTGGATTTCGGCTCCCAGTATACCCAGTTGATCGCCCGCCGGGTGCGCGAGGCCGGGGTCTATTCGGAAATCCACCCCTGCACCATCACCACCGAGGAACTGCGGGCCCTGAACCCCAAGGCGCTGATTCTCTCCGGCGGCCCGGCCAGCGTGATCAACAACGAGGCCCCGTCCCTGGATCCGCGCATCCTGGATTGGGGCCTGCCTATTCTCGGCATCTGCTACGGCATGCAGCTTCTAGCGCATATCGGCGGCGGGGAGGTCGTTCCGTCCCAAGACAGGGAATACGGCCGGGCCGAGTTGTTCATCTCCGGGGAATGTCCTCTTTGGCAGGGATTGGCGATCACCGAGGGGCTCAAGGTCTGGATGTCCCACGGAGACAAGGTCTTGACCCCGCCGCCTGGATTCATTCCCCTGGCCCGGACCAGCCGGGTGGACGTGGCGGCCATGGCCGACGCTTCCCGTAAGATCTACGCCTTACAGTTCCACCCAGAAGTCGTCCATACCGAGGACGGCGACACGATTCTGCGCAACTTTTTGTTCCGGGTGGCCGGTCTGAACCCGAACTGGAACATGGCCTCCTTTCTGGAAGAAAACCTGGCCCGACTGCGCGACCAAATCGGGGAACAGGAGCAGGTGATCTGCGCACTGAGCGGCGGCGTGGACTCCACCGTGGTGGCCGTGATGCTGCACAAGGCCATCGGGCGCCGACTGCACTGCGTCTTGGTGGACAATGGCCTGCTGCGCCTGGGCGAAGGCGAGGAAATTGTAGCCTATCTGCGCCAGCATTTCGATCTGAACCTGCAGTACGCCCAATCCCAGGACCTGTTCCTCTCCCGGCTCAAGGGCGTTGAGGATCCGGAACAAAAACGCAAGATCATCGGCCACACCTTCATCGAAGTTTTTGAACAGGAAGCCAAATCCCTGACCGGCATCAAGTACCTGGCCCAGGGCACCCTGTACCCGGACGTCATTGAAAGCATCTCCTTCAAGGGCCCTTCCGCGGTGATCAAAAGCCACCACAACGTGGGCGGACTGCCGGAGACGATGGACCTGGACCTGATCGAACCCTTGCGGGAACTGTTCAAGGACGAAGTACGCAAAGTGGCTGTGGAACTCGGCCTGCCCGACTTCATCGTCTGGCGGCATCCGTTCCCGGGGCCGGGGTTGGCCATCCGCATCCTGGGAGAAGTCACCCCGGAGCGGCTGGACATCCTGCGCCAGGCCGACAAGATCGTCCACAGCGAACTCATGGCCGCCGGCTGGTACTACAAGGTCTGGCAGGGCTTCGCCGTGCTCCTGCCCCTGAAGACCGTGGGCGTGATGGGCGACGAACGGACCTACGAGCATGTCATCGCCCTGCGCATTGTGGACAGCATCGACGCCATGACCGCGGACTGGTCCCGGGTGCCCTCGGAAATCCTGGCCCAGATATCCAACCGGATCATAAATGAAGTCAAGGGCGTAAACAGGGTCGTCCTGGACATCTCCTCCAAACCGCCCAGCACAATTGAGTGGGAGTAG
- the pyrF gene encoding orotidine-5'-phosphate decarboxylase has protein sequence MAQLIIALDTPDLESALLLVDRLHQHTRWFKVGLELFSAVGPRVVEAVRSRDCNVFLDLKFLDIPNTVQSAVRAVSSLGVNMLTVHLSGGRRMVQAALEGVHQGTPSAVSPPLVVGVTMLTSLNQEDLSWMTKPGEKAVPDPGDLAIVLAEHGRRWGVDGVVCSPLEVSRIKSLTDPLCICVTPGIRMPSDGTPELAKDDQSRTLTPAEAVAVGSDYLVVGRPITRASDPARAAEFFLQSMAATIARRHPWPNVP, from the coding sequence ATGGCCCAATTGATCATCGCCCTGGATACGCCGGACCTGGAATCGGCCCTGCTACTCGTCGACCGGTTGCATCAGCACACGCGTTGGTTCAAGGTCGGCTTGGAATTGTTCTCCGCGGTCGGCCCCCGAGTAGTGGAAGCCGTGCGATCCAGGGACTGCAATGTTTTTCTGGACCTGAAATTTCTGGACATCCCGAACACGGTCCAATCCGCGGTCCGGGCCGTATCGAGTCTGGGCGTGAACATGCTCACCGTCCACTTGTCCGGAGGCCGACGGATGGTCCAGGCAGCTCTGGAGGGTGTCCACCAGGGAACTCCCTCCGCCGTGTCCCCTCCCCTGGTTGTAGGGGTGACGATGCTCACCAGTTTGAACCAGGAAGACCTTTCCTGGATGACAAAACCCGGTGAAAAAGCCGTTCCCGACCCGGGCGACCTGGCCATTGTCCTGGCCGAACACGGACGCCGATGGGGCGTGGACGGCGTGGTCTGTTCGCCCTTGGAGGTCTCCAGGATCAAGTCCCTTACCGACCCCCTCTGCATCTGCGTCACCCCGGGCATCCGCATGCCGTCCGACGGGACTCCCGAACTCGCGAAGGACGATCAATCCCGGACCCTTACTCCGGCCGAAGCCGTAGCCGTCGGCAGTGACTATCTGGTGGTGGGCCGCCCCATTACCCGGGCGAGCGACCCGGCCCGTGCCGCGGAATTCTTTTTGCAATCCATGGCAGCGACTATCGCAAGGAGGCATCCATGGCCGAACGTTCCGTGA
- a CDS encoding DUF370 domain-containing protein has product MSKTSLLNIGYGNFVVSSRIITIVSPTSSPMRRLREEAKADKRLIDATQGRKTRSIIITDSNHVILSAIQAETIGQRYTVRDDGPDEDK; this is encoded by the coding sequence ATGTCCAAAACAAGCCTGTTGAACATCGGGTACGGCAATTTCGTCGTCAGCTCCAGAATCATCACCATCGTCAGCCCGACCTCCTCCCCCATGCGCCGACTGCGTGAAGAGGCCAAGGCAGACAAGCGGTTAATCGACGCCACACAGGGCCGCAAAACACGCTCCATCATCATCACGGACTCCAATCACGTCATTCTCTCCGCCATTCAAGCCGAAACCATCGGACAGCGCTACACCGTCCGCGACGACGGCCCGGACGAGGACAAGTAG
- the tatB gene encoding Sec-independent protein translocase protein TatB — translation MFGIGTTELLIIMLVALIVLGPKQLPGIARSLGKALGEFRRVTTDVQRTLNLEAAKIEEDEREQKKAAAVAKKAEKPQPAAKPEPSSPPPSAAGEESAPPPEHADSNPYVAAQDETSPDASQPQPMASHAPPQESTAFTQDSSSSGARDASPAEELEKETSDPSESSQSRVQT, via the coding sequence ATGTTCGGCATCGGCACAACGGAACTGCTCATCATCATGCTCGTGGCCCTGATCGTCCTGGGTCCAAAGCAGCTTCCCGGCATCGCCCGTTCCCTGGGCAAGGCCCTGGGAGAATTTCGGCGCGTGACCACGGATGTTCAGCGGACCTTGAATCTGGAAGCGGCGAAGATCGAAGAGGACGAGCGGGAGCAGAAAAAGGCCGCTGCGGTTGCCAAGAAGGCTGAGAAACCTCAACCCGCCGCGAAACCGGAACCTTCTTCACCGCCCCCTTCGGCTGCAGGCGAGGAGAGCGCCCCACCTCCGGAACACGCGGATTCAAATCCCTATGTCGCCGCGCAGGACGAAACTTCACCGGATGCAAGCCAACCCCAGCCAATGGCTTCGCACGCTCCGCCCCAGGAATCGACTGCCTTTACACAGGACTCCTCTTCTTCCGGAGCGAGGGACGCCTCCCCCGCCGAGGAACTTGAAAAAGAGACCTCCGATCCGTCCGAATCATCACAGTCCAGGGTCCAGACATGA
- a CDS encoding ABC transporter ATP-binding protein: MLELRDVQAYYGNIQALKGISLNVQAGEIVTLVGSNGAGKSTTLMTISSVVPVRSGSITFLGKDITKTATDKVVAMGITQVPEGRMIFPALTVLENLRMGGYLRKDKAGLKEDEERAFKMFPILKERRKQYGGTLSGGEQQMLAIARALMARPKLLLLDEPSLGLAPIVVENIFDVIVQINKEGTTVLLVEQNAQMALQIAHRGYVLETGLVTMSGEASDLLEDPKVQAAYLGMD; encoded by the coding sequence ATGCTTGAGTTGCGGGACGTACAGGCCTACTATGGCAACATCCAGGCCCTGAAAGGCATCAGCCTGAATGTCCAGGCCGGCGAGATCGTCACCCTGGTCGGGTCCAACGGCGCGGGAAAATCCACGACTCTGATGACCATTTCCTCTGTGGTGCCCGTGCGCTCCGGGAGCATCACCTTCCTGGGCAAGGACATCACCAAGACGGCCACGGACAAGGTCGTGGCCATGGGCATCACCCAGGTTCCGGAAGGCAGAATGATCTTTCCGGCCTTGACGGTCCTGGAAAATCTGCGCATGGGCGGCTACTTGCGCAAGGACAAGGCCGGACTGAAAGAGGATGAAGAGCGGGCTTTCAAGATGTTTCCAATCCTCAAAGAACGTCGCAAGCAATACGGAGGCACGCTTTCCGGAGGCGAGCAGCAGATGCTGGCCATCGCCCGCGCCTTGATGGCCCGGCCCAAACTGCTCCTGCTGGACGAGCCATCCCTGGGACTGGCACCCATCGTGGTGGAAAACATCTTCGACGTCATCGTCCAGATCAACAAGGAAGGCACCACGGTCCTCCTGGTTGAACAAAATGCCCAAATGGCCCTCCAAATCGCACATCGCGGCTACGTCCTGGAAACCGGCCTGGTTACCATGTCCGGAGAAGCCTCGGACCTTTTGGAGGATCCAAAGGTCCAGGCCGCGTACTTGGGGATGGATTGA
- a CDS encoding YicC/YloC family endoribonuclease: MTAPGQARSMTGFGTSQVHDDHGRQSWEIRTVNSRYLEVKWRIPGYCRRLEGTWERIVREHLARGRVEISLDLRLNRPDSVCPTLDMAQAQGMLDQMHALADRTGLAFEPDLNQLLHHGGLWREPSGDLPEPLVGSLVAGLRTALRDVQETRSREGRTLSVDILERLDHLTRISATIRDKVSLLAPKRMETLRERVDALLQGCNQHKNSAPLVLDEPRLLQEFAQLADRLDVSEELTRLSAHLEEAVRILTTLPDPGRRLDFLFQECLREITTCGNKTQDADISRDVVAFKAELEKSREQVQNLE, from the coding sequence ATGACCGCCCCAGGGCAGGCCAGAAGCATGACCGGCTTTGGAACGAGCCAAGTCCATGACGACCATGGACGGCAAAGCTGGGAGATTCGCACGGTCAATTCCCGCTATCTGGAAGTGAAATGGCGGATTCCGGGTTATTGTCGCCGTCTGGAGGGCACTTGGGAAAGAATCGTCCGCGAGCATCTGGCCAGAGGCCGGGTGGAGATCAGCCTGGATCTTCGGCTCAACCGCCCGGACAGCGTTTGCCCAACCCTGGACATGGCCCAGGCCCAGGGCATGCTGGACCAGATGCACGCCTTGGCGGACCGGACCGGACTTGCTTTTGAGCCCGACCTGAATCAGTTGCTGCATCACGGCGGCCTGTGGCGGGAACCTTCCGGAGACTTGCCGGAACCCCTGGTCGGTTCTCTGGTCGCCGGACTGCGGACCGCGCTGAGGGATGTCCAGGAAACCCGCTCCAGGGAAGGGCGAACCTTGAGCGTGGACATTCTTGAACGCCTGGATCACCTGACACGGATTTCGGCCACCATCCGCGACAAGGTTTCCCTGCTCGCTCCGAAACGCATGGAAACGTTACGCGAGCGGGTCGATGCGCTGCTTCAAGGATGCAACCAGCACAAGAATTCGGCCCCGCTGGTGCTGGACGAACCCCGACTTTTGCAGGAGTTCGCCCAGCTTGCGGATCGACTGGACGTCAGCGAGGAACTCACCCGTTTGTCCGCGCATCTGGAAGAGGCGGTCAGAATTCTGACCACGCTCCCTGATCCCGGTCGGCGACTGGATTTTCTGTTTCAGGAATGTCTGCGGGAGATCACCACCTGCGGCAACAAGACCCAGGACGCGGATATCAGCCGCGACGTCGTGGCATTCAAGGCGGAACTGGAAAAGAGTCGAGAACAGGTCCAAAACCTGGAATAG